Proteins from one Ananas comosus cultivar F153 linkage group 5, ASM154086v1, whole genome shotgun sequence genomic window:
- the LOC109710141 gene encoding ubiquitin-conjugating enzyme E2 2 isoform X2, with product MSTPARKRLMRDFKRLQQDPPAGISGAPQDNNIMLWNAVIFGPDDTPWDGVYADGSICLDILQNQWSPIYDVAAILTSIQSLLCDPNPNSPANSEAARMFSENKREYNRKVREVVEQSWTAD from the exons ATGTCAACTCCTGCAAGGAAGAGGCTGATGAGGGATTTTAAGCGGTTGCAGCAGGACCCTCCTGCAGGTATCAGTGGTGCTCCTCAGGACAATAACATCATGCTGTGGAATGCTGTTATTTTTGG ACCTGATGATACACCTTGGGATGGAG TTTATGCAGATGGAAGCATATGTTTAGATATCCTACAGAATCAGTGGAGCCCAATATATGATGTAGCTGCAATCCTTACATCTATCCAG TCATTGCTTTGTGATCCAAATCCCAATTCCCCTGCAAACTCAGAAGCGGCCCGGATGTTTAGCGAGAACAAGCGAGAGTACAATAGGAAAGTGCGGGAGGTCGTGGAGCAGAGCTGGACTGCAGACTGA
- the LOC109710139 gene encoding probable LRR receptor-like serine/threonine-protein kinase At1g14390 yields MRFLSHSRLKSLTFPLLLLLLLLLLFSFSSSSAQPLSPSQAKTLIRLQRILEYPSALSPFASQTNYGFCNLAPSPSLSISCSGDRVTALSISGDRRAPMSPAFSADALFTTLARLPSLTTLSLVSLGIWGAFPSKIDRFNSLQVLNLSSNYLYGAIPQEISKMTSLQNLVLANNSFNMTVPDLKPLINLTELDLSANGFGPDFPSLGKNLVRLVLKNNSFRSKIPDNIGSLDHLQVLDLSLNQLMGWIPPALFSLRSIKYLDLSQNRLTGQLPANLACSNSISFVDLSYNLLSGALPSCINSNSSSRVVIDSWNCLSSSDLRYQHSSGYCNQGALAAILPPPSERSGSKSNLSLILGIVGGIIGGVALLGLLIVLVLRNISAHHPESSLFAKPIARKPLGQVSSKTPAEKRHISQAVRIGALEVMPYRTFTMEELEEATNGFDPSNLIKDNAKGQQYKGWLQDGSMVIVKCMKLKQKYSSPSLIQYMDIVSKLRHRNLVSIIGHCIVTEQDNTNTTSNIFLVSEYIANGTLRSHLTEWRKREMLKWPQRMTAVIGVARGIKFLHTVSVPGIMRNDISIENVLLDQTLTAKISDYNLPALPNNKHNKGGSESPFNFMEENEFGSIRRLEQGEKEDIYQLGIILLEVITGKFAGSQSKLDAEIAQLRKSLSDVPEKLKSMADPAIKGTFAFDSLRTAVEITLNCVSKDPKERPSIDDVLWNLQYSVQVQDGWASSESLSIQY; encoded by the exons ATGCGATTTTTATCACATTCACGCCTCAAAAGCCTCACctttcccctcctcctccttctcctcctcctcctcctcttctccttctcctcctcctccgcgcaACCCCTCTCACCGTCCCAAGCGAAAACCCTAATCCGTCTCCAACGCATCCTCGAGTACCCCTCCGCGCTCTCCCCCTTCGCCAGCCAAACCAACTATGGCTTCTGCAACCTCGCCCCGtccccctccctctccatctcctgCTCCGGCGACCGCGTCACGGCCCTCTCCATCTCCGGCGATCGCCGGGCCCCCATGTCGCCGGCGTTCTCCGCCGACGCCCTCTTCACCACCCTCGCGCGCCTCCCTTCTCTCACCACCCTCTCCCTCGTCTCCTTGGGAATTTGGGGCGCCTTCCCCTCCAAAATCGACCGGTTCAATTCGCTTCAGGTGCTCAATCTTAGCTCCAATTACCTTTACGGTGCCATCCCGCAGGAAATCTCTAAAATGACCTCCCTTCAAAATCTCGTCTTGGCCAATAATTCCTTCAATATGACCGTCCCTGATCTCAAGCCCTTAATCAATCTCACCGAATTGGACTTGTCCGCGAATGGCTTCGGCCCCGATTTCCCTTCCTTAGGCAAGAATTTGGTCAGATTGGTACTCAAAAACAACTCCTTTCGCAGCAAAATCCCTGATAATATTGGTTCTTTAGACCATCTTCAAGTGCTGGATTTGTCTTTGAATCAGTTAATGGGATGGATTCCGCCTGCTTTGTTCTCGCTTCGATCGATTAAGTACTTAGACTTATCCCAAAATAGATTAACAGGACAACTCCCGGCTAATCTAGCTTGCTCCAATTCAATCTCGTTTGTCGATCTGTCGTATAATCTTTTAAGTGGGGCTCTTCCTTCTTGTATAAATTCCAACTCTTCGAGCCGGGTCGTGATTGATTCGTGGAACTGTTTGAGTTCTTCTGATCTGCGGTATCAGCATTCCAGTGGCTACTGCAATCAGGGGGCGTTGGCTGCGATCTTGCCGCCGCCAAGTGAGAGGAGTGGATCGAAGAGCAATTTGAGTCTTATACTTGGTATTGTCGGGGGGATAATCGGTGGTGTAGCTCTGTTGGGTTTGTTGATAGTGCTGGTTCTGAGAAACATAAGTGCTCATCACCCCGAATCCAGCTTATTTGCAAAGCCGATTGCGAGGAAACCTTTGGGTCAAGTCTCTTCAAAAACCCCTGCCGAGAAGA GGCATATTTCTCAAGCAGTGAGGATCGGCGCACTCGAAGTAATGCCTTACCGTACTTTCACCATGGAAGAACTCGAAGAAGCAACAAATGGTTTtgatccatcaaatttgatcaaaGACAATGCCAAAGGACAG CAATACAAAGGTTGGCTCCAAGATGGCTCAATGGTGATTGTAAAATGTATGAAGTTAAAGCAAAAGTATTCAAGTCCGAGCCTTATTCAATACATGGACATTGTCTCGAAGCTTCGCCACCGCAATTTGGTTAGCATCATTGGTCATTGCATAGTCACTGAACAGGATAATACCAACACAACCAGCaatatttttcttgtttctgAGTATATCGCCAATGGAACTTTGAGGAGCCATCTGACAG AATGGAGGAAGCGCGAGATGCTGAAATGGCCACAGAGGATGACGGCAGTTATCGGTGTCGCGAGGGGTATTAAGTTCCTGCATACTGTGTCTGTCCCTGGTATTATGAGGAATGATATAAGCATAGAGAATGTTTTGTTGGATCAAACTCTCACAGCAAAGATCAGTGACTATAATCTTCCGGCTCTGCCAAATAATAAACATAACAAG GGAGGTTCTGAAAGCCCTTTCAATTTTATGGAAGAGAACGAATTTGGGAG TATTCGCAGATTGGAACAAGGTGAAAAGGAAGATATTTATCAGCTGGGTATAATTCTTCTAGAAGTTATCACTGGCAAATTCGCTGGATCCCAAAGCAAGTTGGATGCCGAAATAGCTCAG CTTCGGAAAAGTTTATCGGACGTCCCCGAGAAGCTGAAATCAATGGCTGATCCTGCGATTAAAGGCACTTTTGCTTTCGACTCGCTCAGAACAGCAGTAGAGATAACTCTAAACTGTGTATCAAAAGATCCAAAAGAGCGACCATCGATCGATGATGTGCTCTGGAATTTGCAGTATTCTGTGCAAGTGCAAGATGGATGGGCTAGCAGTGAGAGCTTAAGCATTCAGTATTAA
- the LOC109710140 gene encoding uncharacterized protein LOC109710140 produces the protein MESATDQSASRDPSMGASKLRYPLRSSSRAKEGKLGTPEALNPSASKRTKPYSVVSQSVSVLDLSGKDKSAKPPRRLSIPTKTATGPRPAPIGSVTPTSQTRNVRSDGQEKSDTPASDVSRSASRRKFSTLSSVSYWLTQIKLAEASSKHSVSLGFFKLALESGCEPLDRMREELKAYVTRHDLGNELESSVKDLLQIYNILEDFEQLKVSETCSKLPKEGKPEKNNQNSATTRTGSLRPMSLNSNSPSIVDSNKGDSAHKGKPTSRIRGSYNKNTARAILVKDSNNNQMENKNPKQKGQQDCGNENNNCLPNKPIAEPVDELPKEILHEGKENMDTELMEVAGVTE, from the exons ATGGAATCGGCAACAGATCAATCCGCTTCTCGCG ATCCATCCATGGGAGCATCCAAGTTAAGGTACCCACTGCGTTCGTCGAGTAGGGCGAAGGAGGGGAAATTGGGGACGCCGGAGGCTTTGAATCCTTCTGCGTCAAAGAG GACCAAACCTTATTCAGTTGTTAGCCAGAGTGTTAGTGTTCTAGATCTCTCTGGAAAGGACAAGTCTGCTAAACCTCCACGAAGGCTTTCTATACCAACCAAAACTGCTACTGGTCCACGTCCGGCACCAATTGGGAGTGTGACTCCAACATCACAGACTCGAAATGTTAGATCCGACGGTCAAGAGAAAAGCGACACTCCAGCTTCTGATGTGTCAAGGTCTGCAAGTAGGCGTAAGTTCAGCACATTATCTTCAGTCTCGTACTGGCTCACTCAGATTAAACTGGCAGAAGCATCTTCAAAGCACTCGGTTTCCCTGGGTTTCTTTAAACTTGCACTGGAATCAGGATGTGAG CCTTTGGATCGAATGAGGGAAGAGCTCAAAGCATATGTAACCAGACATGATCTTGGAAATGAATTAGAGAGTTCTGTGAAAGATCTACTCCAAATTTACAATATACTAGAAGATTTTGAGCAGTTAAAGGTTTCTGAAACTTGTTCGAAGCTCCCTAAAGAAGGAAAGCCAGAAAAGAACAACCAAAACTCTGCAACGACCAGAACAGGGAGCCTAAGACCCATGTCATTGAATTCCAACTCTCCATCTATCGTAGACTCTAACAAGGGAGACAGTGCTCACAAGGGGAAACCTACTTCTAGGATCAGGGGATCTTACAATAAGAATACGGCAAGAGCAATCCTTGTAAAAGATTCAAATAACAACCAAATGGAGAACAAAAATCCGAAGCAAAAGGGCCAGCAGGATTGTGGAAATGAAAACAACAACTGTTTGCCAAATAAACCTATTGCTGAACCCG TTGATGAACTGCCAAAGGAGATATTACATGAAGGCAAAGAAAACATG GATACTGAATTAATGGAGGTTGCTGGAGTTACTGAATAA
- the LOC109710141 gene encoding ubiquitin-conjugating enzyme E2 2 isoform X1, which yields MSTPARKRLMRDFKRLQQDPPAGISGAPQDNNIMLWNAVIFGPDDTPWDGGTFKLTLQFTEDYPNKPPTVRFVSRMFHPNIYADGSICLDILQNQWSPIYDVAAILTSIQSLLCDPNPNSPANSEAARMFSENKREYNRKVREVVEQSWTAD from the exons ATGTCAACTCCTGCAAGGAAGAGGCTGATGAGGGATTTTAAGCGGTTGCAGCAGGACCCTCCTGCAGGTATCAGTGGTGCTCCTCAGGACAATAACATCATGCTGTGGAATGCTGTTATTTTTGG ACCTGATGATACACCTTGGGATGGAG GTACGTTCAAATTGACACTTCAGTTTACAGAGGATTATCCAAATAAGCCACCAACTGTGCGTTTTGTTTCTCGAATGTTCCATCCTAACA TTTATGCAGATGGAAGCATATGTTTAGATATCCTACAGAATCAGTGGAGCCCAATATATGATGTAGCTGCAATCCTTACATCTATCCAG TCATTGCTTTGTGATCCAAATCCCAATTCCCCTGCAAACTCAGAAGCGGCCCGGATGTTTAGCGAGAACAAGCGAGAGTACAATAGGAAAGTGCGGGAGGTCGTGGAGCAGAGCTGGACTGCAGACTGA
- the LOC109710211 gene encoding probable LRR receptor-like serine/threonine-protein kinase At1g34110, whose protein sequence is ILTTPTISLSLEGEALLSLLPTAPSPLLPSWNPRDPTPCSWRGVTCSPGGLVTSLSLPGTFLNLSSLPTGLLPHLSSLQVLNLSSANISGPILSSLSSLSSLRVLDLSSNSLSGPIPGSLSELTSLRILCLQDNSLSGPIPGSLSELTSLRILCLQDNILNGSIPPQLGSLLSLRQFRVGGNRDLSGPIPAQLGALANLTVFGAAATALSGPIPPQLGNLVSLQTLALYDTNISGPVPPELGSCSELQNLYLHMNRIAGPIPRQLGRLRKLTSLLLWGNSISGPIPSDLSNCSSLAILDLSANRISGEIPAELGKFEFLEQLHLSDNLLSGPIPKELGNCSSLIALQLDKNSLSGSIPSQLGGLQSLQIFFLWGNLLSGSIPSSLGNCGELCSLDLSKNKLSGPIPEELFGLNKLSKLLLLGNSLSGELPVSVGNCPSLVRLRLGENRLSGQIPKEIGKLQNLVFLDLYSNRFSGKLPEEIADIAVLELLDVHDNELTGEIPPRLGELKNLEQLDLSQNRFTGEIPSSFSNFSYLNKLILNNNLLAGSLPRSIKNLQRLALLDLSSNSLSGPIPREIGSLTSLSISLNLSSNKFFGELPEEFSSLTQLQSLDISSNSLSGGIEVLSMLTSLTFLNISYNNFSGPIPLTPFFRTISPSSYIHNPILCESFNGYTCSSNLVRKTAFKSLKVATLIGATLGFVVLLFVSIWILITRSTKLVGAKPINSSCDGKDDFSYPWTFIPFQKLNFTINNILECLREENVIGKGYSGIVYKADMPNGEIIAVKKLWKLNKEDELLDLFAAEIQILGRIRHRNIVKLVGYCSNKSIKLLLYNYVPNGNLQQLLKENRNLDWETRYKIAVGSAQGLAYLHHDCVPPILHRDVKCNNILLDDKYEAYLADFGLAKLMNSPNFHHTMSRIAGSYGYIAPEYAYAINITAKSDVYSYGVVLLEILTGRSAVEPMVGDGLHIVEWVRKKMAGCDPATDVLDSKLRSMPDQTVQELLQTLGIAMFCVNSSPSDRPTMKEVVALLMEVKCLPTEESGKSSQRPLIDEATNDG, encoded by the exons ATCCTCACCACCCCCACCATTTCCCTCTCCCTCGAAGGCGAagccctcctctccctcctccccaccgctccctcccctctcctcccctcgTGGAACCCCAGGGACCCAACCCCGTGCTCATGGCGCGGCGTCACGTGCTCCCCCGGTGGACTCGtcacctccctctccctccccggCACCTTCCTCaacctctcctccctccccacCGGGCTCCTCCCCCACCTCTCCTCGCTCCaggtcctcaacctctcctCCGCCAACATCTCCGGGCCcatcctctcctccctctcctccctctcctccctccgcGTCCTCGACCTCTCCTCCAACTCCCTCTCCGGCCCCATCCCCGGCTCCCTCTCCGAGCTCACCTCGCTCCGGATCCTCTGTCTCCAAGACAAC TCCCTCTCCGGCCCCATCCCCGGCTCCCTCTCCGAGCTCACCTCGCTCCGGATCCTCTGTCTCCAAGACAACATCTTGAACGGTTCCATCCCTCCCCAGCTGGgctccctcctctccctccgaCAATTCCGGGTCGGGGGCAACCGCGACCTCTCCGGCCCCATCCCCGCCCAGCTCGGCGCCCTCGCCAACCTCACCGTCttcggcgccgccgccaccgccctcTCCGGCCCCATCCCTCCCCAACTCGGCAACCTGGTGAGCCTACAAACCCTAGCTCTGTACGACACCAACATCTCCGGCCCCGTCCCGCCCGAATTGGGCTCCTGCTCGGAGCTGCAGAATCTGTACCTCCACATGAACCGGATCGCCGGCCCCATCCCCCGCCAACTGGGCCGGCTCCGGAAGCTCACGAGTCTGCTCCTTTGGGGCAACTCGATCTCCGGCCCGATCCCTTCCGATCTCTCGAATTGCTCGTCTTTGGCGATCCTCGATCTCTCTGCTAATAGGATATCAGGGGAGATCCCCGCCGAGCTCggaaagtttgaatttttagaacAGCTCCATCTTTCTGATAATCTGCTATCCGGTCCGATTCCGAAGGAGTTGGGCAATTGCAGCAGCCTTATTGCTCTGCAATTGGATAAGAACTCGCTCTCCGGTTCGATTCCGTCGCAACTTGGGGGCTTGCAGTCCCTTCAGATTTTCTTTTTGTGGGGCAATTTGCTGTCGGGATCGATTCCTAGTTCTCTGGGCAATTGCGGTGAGCTCTGCTCTCTTGATTTATCCAAGAATAAGCTCAGCGGGCCGATTCCTGAAGAGTTATTCGGCTTGAATAAGCTCAGCAAGCTGCTTCTTTTGGGGAATTCTTTGAGCGGGGAGCTTCCCGTAAGCGTAGGAAATTGCCCGTCTTTAGTGAGACTAAGGCTCGGAGAGAATCGGCTCTCCGGTCAGATTCCGAAAGAGAtaggtaagcttcaaaacctCGTCTTTTTGGACCTTTATTCGAACCGTTTTTCCGGAAAATTGCCCGAAGAAATTGCCGACATTGcggttttggagcttttggatGTGCATGATAACGAGCTCACAGGAGAAATTCCCCCTCGATTGGGAGAGCTTAAGAACTTAGAACAGCTTGATCTTAGCCAGAACCGTTTTACCGGAGAAATCCCTTCAAGTTTCAGCAATTTTAGCTACTTGAATAAGCTCATCTTAAACAACAATTTGCTTGCTGGTTCATTGCCCAGATCTATTAAGAACTTGCAGAGATTGGCCTTGCTTGATTTAAGTTCAAACAGCCTATCCGGTCCGATACCTAGAGAGATTGGCTCGTTGACGAGCTTAAGTATAAGCttaaatttgagctcaaataaGTTTTTCGGAGAATTACCTGAGGAATTTTCTAGTCTAACGCAATTACAGTCATTAGATATTTCGAGCAATTCACTATCTGGAGGGATTGAGGTATTGAGCATGCTCACAAGTTTGACATTTCTTAACATCTCATATAACAACTTCTCCGGTCCGATTCCTCTCACTCCGTTCTTTCGAACAATTTCCCCCAGTTCGTACATTCATAATCCAATTCTCTGTGAATCCTTCAATGGGTACACCTGTTCTTCAAACCTTGTGCGCAAAACCGCTTTCAAGTCATTGAAAGTTGCGACACTCATTGGCGCAACTTTGGGCTTCGTCGTGTTACTGTTCGTTTCAATCTGGATTTTAATTACTAGAAGCACAAAGCTAGTGGGGGCGAAACCAATAAATTCATCGTGCGATGGCAAAGATGATTTCTCTTATCCTTGGACCTTCATTCCTTTCCAGAAACTAAACTTTACCATTAATAACATACTGGAGTGCTTAAGAGAGGAGAATGTGATTGGAAAAGGATACTCTGGGATAGTCTACAAAGCCGACATGCCCAATGGGGAAATTATTGCAGTGAAAAAGCTCTGGAAATTGAACAAGGAAGATGAGTTGCTAGATTTATTCGCTGCAGAGATTCAGATCCTCGGTCGGATCAGGCACCGGAACATTGTGAAACTTGTTGGGTACTGTTCGAATAAGTCGATTAAGCTTCTCCTCTATAACTATGTCCCCAACGGAAATTTGCAGCAGCTTTTGAAGGAAAATAGGAACTTGGATTGGGAAACGAGGTACAAAATTGCTGTCGGATCCGCACAAGGTTTAGCTTATCTCCACCATGATTGTGTTCCTCCTATTCTTCACAGAGATGTTAAGTGCAATAATATACTGTTGGATGATAAATATGAAGCTTATTTAGCTGATTTTGGGCTGGCAAAGCTGATGAACTCGCCGAATTTTCATCACACCATGTCTAGAATAGCTGGTTCCTATGGGTACATAGCACCAG AATATGCATACGCCATCAATATAACAGCGAAGAGCGACGTGTACAGCTACGGAGTGGTCCTCCTCGAGATTCTGACCGGGCGGAGTGCTGTTGAGCCCATGGTGGGCGACGGCCTCCACATAGTTGAGtgggtgaggaagaagatggccGGATGCGACCCTGCGACTGACGTCCTGGATTCAAAGCTGAGGAGCATGCCTGATCAGACAGTGCAGGAGTTGCTGCAGACACTGGGGATCGCCATGTTCTGCGTCAACTCATCGCCGTCCGATCGGCCCACCATGAAGGAGGTGGTGGCATTGCTGATGGAGGTGAAGTGCCTGCCAACCGAAGAATCGGGGAAGAGTTCACAGCGTCCTCTCATCGATGAGGCCACAAATGATGGTTAA
- the LOC109710535 gene encoding DEAD-box ATP-dependent RNA helicase 39 translates to MAGGGGGGTGKALLSLSLSFSLSSTSSSLFSRSLFFSSSSTLFKPSPRVFLGSKRTLWVSAATAEADASAAAAAAAASRQAVLLERLRLRHLKDAAKIRPSVAVEVASEKKVRRSKEEEEKGKRSAAMASSFEELGLGEEVMEALKEMGISVPTEIQCIGVPAVLEGKSVVLGSHTGSGKTLAYMLPLVQLMRRDEALLGVLRKPRRPRTVVLCPTRELSEQVFRVAKSISHHARFRSTMISGGGRLRPQEDSLNATVDMVVGTPGRVLQHIEEGNMVYGDIKYLVLDEADTMFDRGFGPDIRKFLGPLKNRAAKPGDEGFQIVLVAATMTKAVQKLIDEEFQGIIHLRTSTLHKKVASARHDFIKLSGAENKLEALLQVLEPSLARGNRVMVFCNTLNSSRAVDHFLTESQISTVNYHGEVPAEERVENLNKFKSEDGDCPTLVCTDLAARGLDLDVDHVIMFDFPLNSIDYLHRTGRTARMGAKGKVTSLVAKKDLPLATRIEEAMKKNESLEALNVNTIRKEVTSPGQVAQKGKKSKIVKVSNQKGRASVISPKKSSKAGKKVTILQKLSATNTGKKSVTNSKPKKSSASAVKGLKSDKRLEKRKMDAVKKNSTKLSVVGFRGRSSSAKSLRPS, encoded by the exons ATGGcgggtggcggcggtggcgggaCCGGGAAagccctcctctccctctccctctccttctctctctcctccacctcctcctccctcttctcccgctccctcttcttctcctcctcctccaccctcTTCAAACCCTCCCCAAGGGTTTTCCTAGGGTCTAAGCGAACCCTCTGGGTCTCCGCCGCCACTGCCGAGGCAGATGCCtcagccgcggcggcggcggcggcggcatcccGGCAAGCCGTGCTCCTCGAGCGCCTCCGCCTCCGGCACCTCAAGGACGCGGCGAAGATCCGGCCCTCCGTCGCGGTCGAAGTTGCTTCGGAGAAGAAGGTGAGGAGGagtaaggaggaggaggagaaggggaagcGGAGCGCCGCCATGGCGTCGAGCTTCGAGGAGCTGGGGCTCGGCGAGGAGGTGATGGAGGCTCTCAAGGAGATGGGGATCTCAGTTCCCACGGAGATCCAGTGTATTGGAGTCCCCGCGGTGCTCGAGGGGAAGAGTGTGGTCCTCGGCTCTCATACGGGATCCGGCAAAACCCTAGCCTATATGCTTCCTCTTGTTCAG TTAATGCGCCGTGATGAAGCATTATTGGGTGTGCTCAGGAAACCGAGGCGGCCGAGAACTGTTGTGCTCTGTCCTACAAGAGAGCTTTCTGAGCAG GTTTTCCGCGTTGCAAAATCAATAAGCCATCATGCACGATTCCGATCTACCATGATAAGTGGAGGTGGCCGTTTAAGACCTCAAGAAGATTCGCTGAATGCCACTGTAGATATGGTTGTTGGAACCCCAGGGAGGGTTCTTCAGCATATTGAAGAAGGCAATATGGTCTATGGGGATATTAAATACTTG GTTCTGGATGAGGCAGACACAATGTTTGATCGAGGTTTTGGTCCAGATATCCGGAAGTTTCTTGGACCGTTAAAGAACCGCGCAGCGAAACCCGGTGATGAAGGGTTTCAAATCGTTTTGGTTGCTGCAACCATGACTAAG GCAGTGCAAAAATTGATCGATGAGGAATTTCAAGGAATCATCCACTTGCGAACATCCACTCTGCACAAGAAAGTTGCATCTGCACGGCATGACTTCATCAAACTTTCTGGTGCTGAAAACAAGCTGGAGGCTCTGTTACAG GTTCTTGAGCCAAGTTTGGCAAGGGGAAACCGAGTGATGGTGTTCTGCAATACTCTGAACTCAAGCCGTGCTGTCGATCATTTTCTAACTGAAAGTCAAATATCCACTGTGAACTACCATGGGGAGGTGCCGGCAGAGGAAAG AGTTGAGAACCTGAATAAGTTTAAGAGTGAAGATGGGGATTGCCCGACTTTGGTGTGCACAGATTTGGCTGCTAGAGGGCTAGACTTGGATGTTGACCATGTGATCATGTTTGACTTTCCATTGAACTCT ATTGACTACCTTCATCGGACTGGGAGGACTGCTCGAATGGGTGCCAAAG GCAAAGTTACGAGTCTTGTTGCGAAGAAAGATCTTCCTTTAGCTACTCGAATCGAAGAAGCAATGAAGAAAAACGAAAGTTTGGAAGCACTTAATGTGAACACTATCAGGAAAGAGGTTACCAGTCCAGGGCAGGTGGCTCAGAAAGGAAAGAAATCAAAGATTGTCAAAGTTTCTAATCAAAAAGGTAGAGCCAGTGTAATCTCACCGAAGAAATCATCAAAAGCTGGAAAGAAAGTTACAATATTGCAGAAATTATCAGCAACAAACACAGGAAAAAAGTCAGTAACGAATTCAAAGCCAAAGAAATCTTCTGCTAGTGCCGTAAAAGGTTTAAAGTCTGATAAGAGGTTggaaaagagaaagatggaTGCGGTGAAGAAAAACAGCACTAAACTCAGTGTTGTTGGGTTCAGGGGACGCAGTTCTTCTGCGAAATCTTTACGGCCCTCATGA